In the genome of Natronorubrum daqingense, the window CCGACCCAGACGAGCCACAGGAACTCGAGGACATCAGCGGTGTCGGCACGAGCAAGGCAGACGCCCTGCAAGATGCCGGCTTCGAAACTATCGAGGACGTCAAAGAAGCAGACCAGGACGACCTCGCTGGAGCTGACGGAATCGGGAACGCGCTCGCAGCCCGAATCAAAGCAGACGTCGGCGACCTCGAAGTTAGCGACGAAACCGACGCCGAAATCGAAGACGAAGACGTCGACGAAGACGCAGAATCCGTCGACGAGGACGTCGAAACCGAACTGCAACCTCGCGGATTAACCGAGAAGACGCCGGAGCTCTCCGAGGAAGAATCGGAGTTGCTCGAGCAGCGTCGAAGTGAGGGCAAACCGCAGTTCAACCGACAGGACTACCACATGAAAAAGCGGACGCCGGAGTCCTGGCGACGCCCACGCGGACAGCTGTCCAAACAGCGAAAGGGCGTCAAAGGCAAAGGCCCGACCGTCGAGGCTGGCTTCCGAACGCCAACCGCAGTTCGCGGCAAGCACCCGAGCGGATTCGACGAGGTCTACGTCGAGAATCTCGACGACCTCGAGGGTGTCGACGGCGACCGAGAGGCGGTCCGTATCTCCTCGTCGGTTGGTGGGCGCAAGCGCGAACGAATCGAAGAAGAAGCCGAGGAACAGGACGTTCGCGTCCTGAACCCAACCTACGAAGAAGTAGAGGTGGATTCAAATGACTGATCTCTCCGCACAGAAACGACTTGCAGCCGACGTTCTCGACGTCGGAGAGAATCGCGTTTGGCTCGATCCCGACGCTCAGGCAGACATCGCCGAAGCGATCACTCGCGACGAGATCCGAGAACTCGTCCAGGAAGGTCGTATTCAGGCTGGTGACGCCAAGAGCAACTCCCGCGGACGCGCACGAGAGCGCAACGAAAAGCGAGCCTACGGCCACAAGAAGGGGCCAGGCAAGCGCCGCGGCAAGAAGGGTGCACGCCAGAACGAGAAAGACGAGTGGCAGAACAAGATTCGCGCACAGCGACGGAAGCTTCGTGAACTCCGAGACAAGGGCGAACTCACGCCCACGCAGTACCGCGAGCTCTACAAGAAAGCTGGCGGTGGCGAGTTCCGGAGCGTCCAATACCTGTTGAACTACATCGACGAAAACTACGGTGACCAATAATGGCGACTGGACCACGATATAAAGTGCCGATGCGGCGTCGCCGTGAGGTCCGAACGGACTACCACCAGAGGTTGCGCCTGCTGAAATCGGGTAAGCCCCGCCTCGTTGCTCGCAAGAGCAACAAGCACACTACGGCGCAGCTGATCACTCCCGGACCTCAGGGAGACGAGACGCTTGCAAGCGCACACTCGAGCGATCTCGAGGAGTACGGCTGGGATGCGCCCACGAGTAACATCTCTGCGGCATACCTGACCGGCCTGCTGGCCGGCACGCGGGCGGTCGAGGCAGGCCTCGAGGAAGCGGTCCTCGACATCGGTCTGAATACGGCCACGCCCGGGAACAAGGTATTCGCAGTTCAGGAGGGAGCAATCGATGCCGGTCTCGAGATCCCACACAACGACAGTGTGCTCGCAGACTGGTCGCGTACCCGTGGCGAACACATCGCCGAGTACGCAGAGCAACTCGACGAACCGCTCTACAGCGGTGACTTCGACGCAACCGAACTCCCTGAACACTTCGACGAGGTACGAGAGGCGATTCTCGAATGAGCAACTACAACGACGACGGATGGGAACCCGTTACCCGTCTCGGCCGGAAGGTCCAAGAGGGCGAAATCGACGATATGGAGACCGCCCTCAACTCGGGACTCCCGCTCAAGGAGCCCGAACTCGTCGACCAGCTCCTTCCCGGACTGGACGACGAAGTGCTGGACATCAACATGGTCCAGCGCATGACCGACTCCGGACGCCGCGTCAAGTTCCGTTGTGTCGTCGTGGTTGGTAACCGCGACGGCTACGTCGGCTACGCGGAAGGCCGAGACGATCAGGTCGGCTCCGCCATCCAGAAGGCGATCGGTATCGCGAAACTGAACATGATCAAAGTCCCCCGCGGCTCCGGTTCGTGGGAGGACCGTTCGGATCGGCCACACTCGCTGACCCGACGCACCAGCGGCAAAGCTGGCTCCGTCGAAGTCGACGTCATTCCAGCCCCCGAAGGGCTCGGATTGGCCGCGAGTGACACCGTCCGTCACGTCCTCGAACTGGCCGGCCTCGAGAACGTCTGGACGAAGAGTCACGGCAACACGCGGACGACCGTGAACCTCGCGAAGGCGACGTTCAACGCACTCGAGAACGCATCCCAGTCGCGCCAACCCCAACAGCGGGGTCGACAAGACGAAGCCGAGGTGGCTGACCAATGAAAGCAATCGTCCAGGTTCGCGGTGAGGTAAACCGACAGGAGGACGTCGAGGACACGCTGCAGATGCTCAACATCCACAGCGTCAATCACTGTGCTCTCGTCCCCGAAACCGACACCTACGTCGGGATGGTCAACAAAGTCAACGACTACGTTGCCCACGGTGAGCCCGAAAGCGACGTTCTCGAGACGGTTCTCGAAAGTCGAGCAGAGCCGCTTGAGGGCAAACAGTCCGACGTCGACGAGGAGTGGCTCAGCGAGAACACCGATTACGACGACTTCGGTGACCTCGCCGAGGCATTGCTCGCCGAGGAGACGACACTTCGTGAGGAAGGCTTGTCACCAACGCTTCGACTTCACCCGCCACGAGGTGGCCACGACGGGATCAAGAAGCCGACACCCGAAGGCGGCCAACT includes:
- the rpmD gene encoding 50S ribosomal protein L30, encoding MKAIVQVRGEVNRQEDVEDTLQMLNIHSVNHCALVPETDTYVGMVNKVNDYVAHGEPESDVLETVLESRAEPLEGKQSDVDEEWLSENTDYDDFGDLAEALLAEETTLREEGLSPTLRLHPPRGGHDGIKKPTPEGGQLGKHTTEQINDLLESMR
- a CDS encoding 50S ribosomal protein L18 — encoded protein: MATGPRYKVPMRRRREVRTDYHQRLRLLKSGKPRLVARKSNKHTTAQLITPGPQGDETLASAHSSDLEEYGWDAPTSNISAAYLTGLLAGTRAVEAGLEEAVLDIGLNTATPGNKVFAVQEGAIDAGLEIPHNDSVLADWSRTRGEHIAEYAEQLDEPLYSGDFDATELPEHFDEVREAILE
- a CDS encoding 50S ribosomal protein L19e, with amino-acid sequence MTDLSAQKRLAADVLDVGENRVWLDPDAQADIAEAITRDEIRELVQEGRIQAGDAKSNSRGRARERNEKRAYGHKKGPGKRRGKKGARQNEKDEWQNKIRAQRRKLRELRDKGELTPTQYRELYKKAGGGEFRSVQYLLNYIDENYGDQ
- a CDS encoding 30S ribosomal protein S5 yields the protein MSNYNDDGWEPVTRLGRKVQEGEIDDMETALNSGLPLKEPELVDQLLPGLDDEVLDINMVQRMTDSGRRVKFRCVVVVGNRDGYVGYAEGRDDQVGSAIQKAIGIAKLNMIKVPRGSGSWEDRSDRPHSLTRRTSGKAGSVEVDVIPAPEGLGLAASDTVRHVLELAGLENVWTKSHGNTRTTVNLAKATFNALENASQSRQPQQRGRQDEAEVADQ
- a CDS encoding 50S ribosomal protein L32e, which translates into the protein MADDEPETEDTGADPDEPQELEDISGVGTSKADALQDAGFETIEDVKEADQDDLAGADGIGNALAARIKADVGDLEVSDETDAEIEDEDVDEDAESVDEDVETELQPRGLTEKTPELSEEESELLEQRRSEGKPQFNRQDYHMKKRTPESWRRPRGQLSKQRKGVKGKGPTVEAGFRTPTAVRGKHPSGFDEVYVENLDDLEGVDGDREAVRISSSVGGRKRERIEEEAEEQDVRVLNPTYEEVEVDSND